One Manihot esculenta cultivar AM560-2 chromosome 6, M.esculenta_v8, whole genome shotgun sequence DNA segment encodes these proteins:
- the LOC110617335 gene encoding pantothenate kinase 2 isoform X5, with product MAGLIDEPILGTNDIIETREEAEIKDVLIDKVREEGGQGDREMAPPTGNSIHRSGSRPQLDLSKAAILGNSEERDPTILLPNQSDDISHLALDIGGSLIKLVYFSRHEDRKINDKRKNTVKERLGISNGNRRSYPILGGRLHFVKFETRKINECLDFISSKQLHRGGIDSHGWLSETPANCSAEIKATGGGAYKFADLFKEKLGVSLDKEDEMDCLVAGANFLLKAIRHEAFTHMEGHKKFVQIDHNDLFPYLLVNVGSGVSMIKVDGDGKFERVSGTNVGGGTYWGLGRLLTKCKSFDELLELSQRGDNRTIDMLVGDIYGGMDYGKIGLSASTIASSFGKAISEKKELEDYRPEDISLSLLRMISYNIGQISYLNALRFGLKRIFFGGFFIRGHAYTMDTISFAVHFWSKGEAQAMFLRHEGFLGALGAFMSYEKHGLDDLMVHHLVERFPMGAPYTGGKIHGPPLGDLNEKISWMEKFVLKGTEITAPVPMAPPGTTGLGGFEVPSSKGGTLRSDASALNVGVLHLVPTLEVFPLLADPKMYEPNTIDLSDHVELEYWFTVLSEHLPDLVDKAVASEGGTDDARRRGDAFARAFSAHLARLMEEPAAYGKLGLANLLELREECLREFHFVDAYRSIKQS from the exons ATGGCTGGTTTAATAGATGAACCAATTCTTGGAACTAACGATATAATAGAAACAAGGGAAGAGGCTGAGATAAAAGACGTTCTTATAGACAAAGTGAGAGAGGAGGGGGGTCAAGGTGACAGAGAAATGGCTCCTCCAACAGGTAATTCCATTCACAGGTCCGGTTCCAGACCCCAGCTGGATCTTAGCAAGGCTGCAATTCTGGGGAATTCTGAAGAAAGGGACCCTACAATTCTATTGCCTAATCAATCTGATGACATATCCCATTTGGCTCTTGATATTGGAG GATCTCTAATCAAGTTGGTGTATTTTTCAAGACATGaagatagaaaaataaatgataagagGAAGAATACAGTTAAGGAGAGATTAGGGATCTCCAATGGTAATAGGAGAAGTTATCCCATTCTTGGTGGAAGGCTTCATTTTGTGAAGTTTGAGACAAGAAAGATTAATGAATGCTTAGACTTTATTTCTTCCAAGCAGCTTCACCGTGGTG GAATTGACTCACATGGTTGGCTTTCTGAGACCCCAGCTAATTGCAGTGCTGAAATTAAG GCAACAGGTGGTGGTGCATACAAGTTTGCAGACCTTTTCAAAGAAAAGCTTGGGGTTAGTCTTGACAAAGAAGATGAGATGGACTGTCTTGTGGCAGGAGCAAATTTTTTGCTGAAG GCTATACGCCATGAAGCTTTCACACACATGGAGGGTCATAAAAAGTTTGTACAGATTGACCATAATGATCTGTTCCCTTATCTTCTTGTTAATGTTGGATCTGGTGTTAGTATGATCAAG GTTGATGGAGATGGGAAGTTTGAAAGGGTTAGTGGGACAAATGTTGGCGGTGGTACTTACTGGGGCTTGGGAAGGCTGTTAACTAAGTGCAAAAG TTTTGATGAGTTGCTAGAGTTGAGTCAAAGGGGAGATAATAGGACTATTGACATGCTTGTTGGTGACATTTATGGTGGTATGGATTATGGTAAG ATTGGTCTCTCGGCATCAACAATTGCTTCCAGTTTTGGCAAGGCTATTTCTGAAAAGAAGGAACTCGAAGACTACAGACCAGAAGACATTTCCCTGTCCCTCTTGCGAATGATTTCATATAACATTGGGCAG ATTTCATACTTGAATGCTCTTAGATTTGGGCTTAAGAGGATCTTCTTTGGAGGTTTCTTTATACGAGGTCATGCTTATACCATGGACACAATCTCCTTTGCGGTCCATTTCTG GTCAAAAGGAGAAGCACAAGCAATGTTTCTGCGGCATGAAGGTTTTTTGGGTGCTTTAGGTGCATTTATGAGCTATGAAAAGCATGGTCTTGATGATTTAATGGTTCACCACTTAGTTGAAAGGTTTCCCATGGGTGCACCATATACTGGTGGAAAGATTCATGGGCCTCCACTCGGAGACTTGAATGAGAAG ATTTCTTGGATGGAAAAGTTTGTGCTAAAGGGAACTGAGATTACAGCTCCTGTACCTATGGCTCCACCTGGAACCACTGGACTTGGTGGCTTTGAGGTTCCTTCATCCAAAGGTGGAACTCTGCGTTCCGATGCAAGTGCATTAAATGTTGGCGTCCTTCATCTTGTGCCCACTTTGGAGGTGtttcctctattggcagaccCAAAAAT GTATGAGCCAAACACTATTGACCTCTCAGATCACGTTGAGTTAGA GTATTGGTTTACTGTATTATCTGAGCATTTGCCAGATCTTGTTGATAAG GCAGTGGCAAGTGAAGGTGGAACTGATGATGCCAGAAGAAGGGGCGATGCTTTTGCTCGTGCTTTTTCTGCTCACTTAGCAAG GTTGATGGAGGAGCCTGCGGCATATGGAAAGTTAGGTTTGGCCAATCTTTTGGAACTAAGAGAAGAGTGCCTGAGAGAGTTCCACTTTGTTGATGCCTATAGAAGCATAAAACAGAG TTGA